One part of the Bacteroidetes bacterium SB0662_bin_6 genome encodes these proteins:
- a CDS encoding DUF2911 domain-containing protein — MHRTLLPLLIAAGLLVFGANSVAAQDIIPPPNPASPRAITQTSFSDGTYASIHYGSPRKRDREIFGGLVPFGAVWRLGANEATEMTVTQDIQLGGMDLAAGTYAVLAIPNEETWTLIVNAGLGMWGAFSYSDEHDVLRLETPVSMTDDIHEAFTITLEANEEGSAGMLSMMWDQTSVSIPVTPVE, encoded by the coding sequence ATGCATCGCACCTTGCTTCCCCTGCTCATCGCAGCAGGCCTTCTCGTTTTCGGCGCCAATTCCGTTGCCGCACAGGACATCATTCCGCCGCCTAATCCGGCGAGTCCACGGGCCATTACACAGACCTCTTTCAGCGACGGAACCTACGCCAGCATCCACTACGGATCGCCCCGCAAGCGCGACCGGGAAATTTTCGGCGGCCTGGTGCCGTTCGGCGCAGTATGGCGACTGGGCGCCAACGAAGCGACAGAAATGACCGTGACGCAAGACATTCAGCTCGGAGGCATGGATCTGGCCGCAGGCACCTATGCCGTTCTCGCCATCCCGAACGAGGAAACATGGACTTTGATCGTGAATGCAGGCCTGGGCATGTGGGGCGCCTTTTCCTACTCGGACGAGCACGATGTCCTGCGCCTGGAAACTCCGGTAAGCATGACCGACGACATCCACGAGGCGTTCACCATCACCCTCGAAGCGAACGAGGAAGGCTCTGCCGGCATGCTTTCCATGATGTGGGATCAGACGAGCGTGTCCATTCCCGTAACGCCGGTGGAATAA